One part of the Phoenix dactylifera cultivar Barhee BC4 chromosome 4, palm_55x_up_171113_PBpolish2nd_filt_p, whole genome shotgun sequence genome encodes these proteins:
- the LOC103713326 gene encoding CTP synthase isoform X3: MKYVLVTGGVVSGLGKGVTASSIGVVLKACGLRVTSIKIDPYLNTDAGTMSPFEHGEVFVLDDGGEVDLDLGNYERFLDIKLTCDNNITTGKIYQSVINKERRGDYLGKTVQVVPHITDAIQEWIERVAVIPVDGKEGPADVCVIELGGTIGATIFSRHNNNGILDAGDIESMPFIEALGQFSYRVGPGNFCLVHVSLVPVLSVVGEQKTKPTQHSVRGLRGLGLTPNILACRSTKVLNENVKEKLSQFCHVPASNIITLNDVTNIWHIPLLLRKAHDAILKVLNLQGVAREPDLDEWTNRAKLCDSLHDPVRIAMVGKYTGLSDSYLSVWKALLHASVACRKKLVVDWVPSTDLEDTTAKEAPDAYKAAWNLLKGADGILVPGGFGDRGVQGKILAAKYAREKNVPYLGICLGMQIAVIEFARSVMNLQDANSTEFDPDTRTPCVVFMPEGSKTHMGATMRLGSRRTYFEVTDCKAAKLYGNVSYVDERHRHRYESQVNPDMVAKFESAGLAFVGKDETGKRMEIIELPAHPYFVGVQFHPEFKSRPGKPSALFLGLIASSCGQLDALLQNPSQPNKHIPAKISSNGVFSPKVYPNGHQNGHAYKPVKSLVNGNYYANGNGVHV; the protein is encoded by the exons ATGAAGTACGTGTTGGTGACGGGGGGAGTGGTGAGCGGGCTGGGGAAAGGGGTGACGGCTAGCAGCATAGGAGTCGTCCTCAAGGCGTGCGGCCTCCGTGTTACGTCCATCAAGATCG ATCCATATCTGAACACTGATGCTGGAACGATGTCCCCGTTCGAGCATGGAGAAGTGTTTGTTTTAGATGATGGTGGCGAG GTGGACTTGGATCTTGGAAATTACGAACGGTTCCTAGATATCAAATTGACTTGTGATAACAATATCACCACTGGGAAGATCTACCAG TCTGTCATTAACAAGGAGCGGAGGGGTGACTATCTAGGGAAAACAGTGCAG GTTGTGCCACACATAACAGATGCCATACAAGAGTGGATAGAACGTGTGGCCGTAATACCTGTGGATGGCAAAGAAGGACCTGCTGATGTTTGTGTTATAGAATTGGGTGGAACTATAG GAGCCACGATCTTTTCACGGCATAACAACAATGGAATTCTTGATGCAGGGGATATTGAATCAATGCCATTTATTGAAGCACTAGGTCAATTTTCTTATCGTGTAG GTCCTGGTAACTTCTGTCTGGTTCATGTCAGTCTTGTGCCTGTTTTGAGTGTAGTTGGTGAACAG AAAACTAAGCCAACTCAACATAGTGTTCGTGGTCTAAGAGGACTTGGGTTGACACCGAATATCCTGGCTTGTCGCAGTACTAAG GTGCTGAATGAAAATGTAAAAGAAAAACTCTCACAGTTTTGCCATGTTCCG GCATCAAATATCATTACTCTTAATGATGTTACAAATATATGGCACATTCCTTTACTATTAAGG AAGGCACATGATGCAATTTTAAAAGTACTGAACCTTCAAGG AGTTGCACGAGAGCCAGACTTGGATGAATGGACAAATAGAGCTAAGCTCTGCGATTCATTGCATGATCCT GTTAGGATTGCCATGGTTGGAAAGTACACTGGTCTTTCTGATTCTTATCTCTCTGTATGGAAG GCTCTTTTGCATGCTTCTGTTGCATGCCGTAAGAAACTTGTGGTGGACTGGGTTCCATCTACTGATCTTGAAGACACTACTGCAAAAGAG GCACCTGATGCTTATAAAGCTGCTTGGAATCTATTGAAG GGTGCAGATGGCATACTAGTTCCAGGAGGTTTTGGAGACAGAGGTGTTCAAGGGAAAATTCTTGCTGCTAAATACGCCCGCGAGAAAAATGTTCCATACCTTGGCATTTGTCTGGGCATGCAAATTGCTGTGATTGAATTTGCCCGTTCTGTTATGAATTTGCAAGATGCAAACAGCACAGAGTTTGACCCTGATACAAGAACTCCATGCGTTGTTTTTATGCCAGAG GGCTCCAAAACTCACATGGGAGCAACGATGCGTCTTGGATCAAGAAGAACATATTTCGAGGTTACTGACTGCAAAGCTGCAAAGTT GTATGGCAATGTTAGCTATGTAGATGAACGGCATCGACACAGATATGAG TCACAGGTCAATCCTGATATGGTTGCAAAATTTGAAAGTGCTGGCCTTGCATTTGTTGGTAAAGATGAAACTGGAAAACGTATGGAG ATTATTGAGCTGCCTGCCCATCCATACTTTGTTGGTGTCCAATTTCATCCAGAGTTCAAGTCGAGACCTGGAAAACCCTCAGCACTTTTCTTAG GACTGATAGCGTCCTCATGTGGGCAATTGGATGCTTTGCTGCAAAATCCAAGTCAACCTAACAAGCACATCCCTGCAAAGATTTCAAGTAATGGTGTTTTCTCACCAAAGGTCTATCCAAATGGGCATCAAAATGGACATGCATACAAGCCTGTTAAGAGCCTGGTAAATGGAAACTACTATGCAAATGGTAACGGTGTGCATGTCTA
- the LOC103713326 gene encoding CTP synthase isoform X1, producing the protein MKYVLVTGGVVSGLGKGVTASSIGVVLKACGLRVTSIKIDPYLNTDAGTMSPFEHGEVFVLDDGGEVDLDLGNYERFLDIKLTCDNNITTGKIYQSVINKERRGDYLGKTVQVVPHITDAIQEWIERVAVIPVDGKEGPADVCVIELGGTIGATIFSRHNNNGILDAGDIESMPFIEALGQFSYRVGPGNFCLVHVSLVPVLSVVGEQKTKPTQHSVRGLRGLGLTPNILACRSTKVLNENVKEKLSQFCHVPASNIITLNDVTNIWHIPLLLRDQKAHDAILKVLNLQGVAREPDLDEWTNRAKLCDSLHDPVRIAMVGKYTGLSDSYLSVWKALLHASVACRKKLVVDWVPSTDLEDTTAKEAPDAYKAAWNLLKGADGILVPGGFGDRGVQGKILAAKYAREKNVPYLGICLGMQIAVIEFARSVMNLQDANSTEFDPDTRTPCVVFMPEGSKTHMGATMRLGSRRTYFEVTDCKAAKLYGNVSYVDERHRHRYESQVNPDMVAKFESAGLAFVGKDETGKRMEIIELPAHPYFVGVQFHPEFKSRPGKPSALFLGLIASSCGQLDALLQNPSQPNKHIPAKISSNGVFSPKVYPNGHQNGHAYKPVKSLVNGNYYANGNGVHV; encoded by the exons ATGAAGTACGTGTTGGTGACGGGGGGAGTGGTGAGCGGGCTGGGGAAAGGGGTGACGGCTAGCAGCATAGGAGTCGTCCTCAAGGCGTGCGGCCTCCGTGTTACGTCCATCAAGATCG ATCCATATCTGAACACTGATGCTGGAACGATGTCCCCGTTCGAGCATGGAGAAGTGTTTGTTTTAGATGATGGTGGCGAG GTGGACTTGGATCTTGGAAATTACGAACGGTTCCTAGATATCAAATTGACTTGTGATAACAATATCACCACTGGGAAGATCTACCAG TCTGTCATTAACAAGGAGCGGAGGGGTGACTATCTAGGGAAAACAGTGCAG GTTGTGCCACACATAACAGATGCCATACAAGAGTGGATAGAACGTGTGGCCGTAATACCTGTGGATGGCAAAGAAGGACCTGCTGATGTTTGTGTTATAGAATTGGGTGGAACTATAG GAGCCACGATCTTTTCACGGCATAACAACAATGGAATTCTTGATGCAGGGGATATTGAATCAATGCCATTTATTGAAGCACTAGGTCAATTTTCTTATCGTGTAG GTCCTGGTAACTTCTGTCTGGTTCATGTCAGTCTTGTGCCTGTTTTGAGTGTAGTTGGTGAACAG AAAACTAAGCCAACTCAACATAGTGTTCGTGGTCTAAGAGGACTTGGGTTGACACCGAATATCCTGGCTTGTCGCAGTACTAAG GTGCTGAATGAAAATGTAAAAGAAAAACTCTCACAGTTTTGCCATGTTCCG GCATCAAATATCATTACTCTTAATGATGTTACAAATATATGGCACATTCCTTTACTATTAAGG GACCAGAAGGCACATGATGCAATTTTAAAAGTACTGAACCTTCAAGG AGTTGCACGAGAGCCAGACTTGGATGAATGGACAAATAGAGCTAAGCTCTGCGATTCATTGCATGATCCT GTTAGGATTGCCATGGTTGGAAAGTACACTGGTCTTTCTGATTCTTATCTCTCTGTATGGAAG GCTCTTTTGCATGCTTCTGTTGCATGCCGTAAGAAACTTGTGGTGGACTGGGTTCCATCTACTGATCTTGAAGACACTACTGCAAAAGAG GCACCTGATGCTTATAAAGCTGCTTGGAATCTATTGAAG GGTGCAGATGGCATACTAGTTCCAGGAGGTTTTGGAGACAGAGGTGTTCAAGGGAAAATTCTTGCTGCTAAATACGCCCGCGAGAAAAATGTTCCATACCTTGGCATTTGTCTGGGCATGCAAATTGCTGTGATTGAATTTGCCCGTTCTGTTATGAATTTGCAAGATGCAAACAGCACAGAGTTTGACCCTGATACAAGAACTCCATGCGTTGTTTTTATGCCAGAG GGCTCCAAAACTCACATGGGAGCAACGATGCGTCTTGGATCAAGAAGAACATATTTCGAGGTTACTGACTGCAAAGCTGCAAAGTT GTATGGCAATGTTAGCTATGTAGATGAACGGCATCGACACAGATATGAG TCACAGGTCAATCCTGATATGGTTGCAAAATTTGAAAGTGCTGGCCTTGCATTTGTTGGTAAAGATGAAACTGGAAAACGTATGGAG ATTATTGAGCTGCCTGCCCATCCATACTTTGTTGGTGTCCAATTTCATCCAGAGTTCAAGTCGAGACCTGGAAAACCCTCAGCACTTTTCTTAG GACTGATAGCGTCCTCATGTGGGCAATTGGATGCTTTGCTGCAAAATCCAAGTCAACCTAACAAGCACATCCCTGCAAAGATTTCAAGTAATGGTGTTTTCTCACCAAAGGTCTATCCAAATGGGCATCAAAATGGACATGCATACAAGCCTGTTAAGAGCCTGGTAAATGGAAACTACTATGCAAATGGTAACGGTGTGCATGTCTA
- the LOC103713326 gene encoding CTP synthase isoform X4, which translates to MKYVLVTGGVVSGLGKGVTASSIGVVLKACGLRVTSIKIDPYLNTDAGTMSPFEHGEVFVLDDGGEVDLDLGNYERFLDIKLTCDNNITTGKIYQSVINKERRGDYLGKTVQVVPHITDAIQEWIERVAVIPVDGKEGPADVCVIELGGTIGDIESMPFIEALGQFSYRVGPGNFCLVHVSLVPVLSVVGEQKTKPTQHSVRGLRGLGLTPNILACRSTKVLNENVKEKLSQFCHVPASNIITLNDVTNIWHIPLLLRDQKAHDAILKVLNLQGVAREPDLDEWTNRAKLCDSLHDPVRIAMVGKYTGLSDSYLSVWKALLHASVACRKKLVVDWVPSTDLEDTTAKEAPDAYKAAWNLLKGADGILVPGGFGDRGVQGKILAAKYAREKNVPYLGICLGMQIAVIEFARSVMNLQDANSTEFDPDTRTPCVVFMPEGSKTHMGATMRLGSRRTYFEVTDCKAAKLYGNVSYVDERHRHRYESQVNPDMVAKFESAGLAFVGKDETGKRMEIIELPAHPYFVGVQFHPEFKSRPGKPSALFLGLIASSCGQLDALLQNPSQPNKHIPAKISSNGVFSPKVYPNGHQNGHAYKPVKSLVNGNYYANGNGVHV; encoded by the exons ATGAAGTACGTGTTGGTGACGGGGGGAGTGGTGAGCGGGCTGGGGAAAGGGGTGACGGCTAGCAGCATAGGAGTCGTCCTCAAGGCGTGCGGCCTCCGTGTTACGTCCATCAAGATCG ATCCATATCTGAACACTGATGCTGGAACGATGTCCCCGTTCGAGCATGGAGAAGTGTTTGTTTTAGATGATGGTGGCGAG GTGGACTTGGATCTTGGAAATTACGAACGGTTCCTAGATATCAAATTGACTTGTGATAACAATATCACCACTGGGAAGATCTACCAG TCTGTCATTAACAAGGAGCGGAGGGGTGACTATCTAGGGAAAACAGTGCAG GTTGTGCCACACATAACAGATGCCATACAAGAGTGGATAGAACGTGTGGCCGTAATACCTGTGGATGGCAAAGAAGGACCTGCTGATGTTTGTGTTATAGAATTGGGTGGAACTATAG GGGATATTGAATCAATGCCATTTATTGAAGCACTAGGTCAATTTTCTTATCGTGTAG GTCCTGGTAACTTCTGTCTGGTTCATGTCAGTCTTGTGCCTGTTTTGAGTGTAGTTGGTGAACAG AAAACTAAGCCAACTCAACATAGTGTTCGTGGTCTAAGAGGACTTGGGTTGACACCGAATATCCTGGCTTGTCGCAGTACTAAG GTGCTGAATGAAAATGTAAAAGAAAAACTCTCACAGTTTTGCCATGTTCCG GCATCAAATATCATTACTCTTAATGATGTTACAAATATATGGCACATTCCTTTACTATTAAGG GACCAGAAGGCACATGATGCAATTTTAAAAGTACTGAACCTTCAAGG AGTTGCACGAGAGCCAGACTTGGATGAATGGACAAATAGAGCTAAGCTCTGCGATTCATTGCATGATCCT GTTAGGATTGCCATGGTTGGAAAGTACACTGGTCTTTCTGATTCTTATCTCTCTGTATGGAAG GCTCTTTTGCATGCTTCTGTTGCATGCCGTAAGAAACTTGTGGTGGACTGGGTTCCATCTACTGATCTTGAAGACACTACTGCAAAAGAG GCACCTGATGCTTATAAAGCTGCTTGGAATCTATTGAAG GGTGCAGATGGCATACTAGTTCCAGGAGGTTTTGGAGACAGAGGTGTTCAAGGGAAAATTCTTGCTGCTAAATACGCCCGCGAGAAAAATGTTCCATACCTTGGCATTTGTCTGGGCATGCAAATTGCTGTGATTGAATTTGCCCGTTCTGTTATGAATTTGCAAGATGCAAACAGCACAGAGTTTGACCCTGATACAAGAACTCCATGCGTTGTTTTTATGCCAGAG GGCTCCAAAACTCACATGGGAGCAACGATGCGTCTTGGATCAAGAAGAACATATTTCGAGGTTACTGACTGCAAAGCTGCAAAGTT GTATGGCAATGTTAGCTATGTAGATGAACGGCATCGACACAGATATGAG TCACAGGTCAATCCTGATATGGTTGCAAAATTTGAAAGTGCTGGCCTTGCATTTGTTGGTAAAGATGAAACTGGAAAACGTATGGAG ATTATTGAGCTGCCTGCCCATCCATACTTTGTTGGTGTCCAATTTCATCCAGAGTTCAAGTCGAGACCTGGAAAACCCTCAGCACTTTTCTTAG GACTGATAGCGTCCTCATGTGGGCAATTGGATGCTTTGCTGCAAAATCCAAGTCAACCTAACAAGCACATCCCTGCAAAGATTTCAAGTAATGGTGTTTTCTCACCAAAGGTCTATCCAAATGGGCATCAAAATGGACATGCATACAAGCCTGTTAAGAGCCTGGTAAATGGAAACTACTATGCAAATGGTAACGGTGTGCATGTCTA
- the LOC103713326 gene encoding CTP synthase isoform X2 translates to MKYVLVTGGVVSGLGKGVTASSIGVVLKACGLRVTSIKIDPYLNTDAGTMSPFEHGEVFVLDDGGEVDLDLGNYERFLDIKLTCDNNITTGKIYQSVINKERRGDYLGKTVQVVPHITDAIQEWIERVAVIPVDGKEGPADVCVIELGGTIGATIFSRHNNNGILDAGDIESMPFIEALGQFSYRVGPGNFCLVHVSLVPVLSVVGEQKTKPTQHSVRGLRGLGLTPNILACRSTKVLNENVKEKLSQFCHVPASNIITLNDVTNIWHIPLLLRDQKAHDAILKVLNLQGVAREPDLDEWTNRAKLCDSLHDPVRIAMVGKYTGLSDSYLSVWKALLHASVACRKKLVVDWVPSTDLEDTTAKEAPDAYKAAWNLLKGADGILVPGGFGDRGVQGKILAAKYAREKNVPYLGICLGMQIAVIEFARSVMNLQDANSTEFDPDTRTPCVVFMPEGSKTHMGATMRLGSRRTYFEVTDCKAAKLYGNVSYVDERHRHRYEVNPDMVAKFESAGLAFVGKDETGKRMEIIELPAHPYFVGVQFHPEFKSRPGKPSALFLGLIASSCGQLDALLQNPSQPNKHIPAKISSNGVFSPKVYPNGHQNGHAYKPVKSLVNGNYYANGNGVHV, encoded by the exons ATGAAGTACGTGTTGGTGACGGGGGGAGTGGTGAGCGGGCTGGGGAAAGGGGTGACGGCTAGCAGCATAGGAGTCGTCCTCAAGGCGTGCGGCCTCCGTGTTACGTCCATCAAGATCG ATCCATATCTGAACACTGATGCTGGAACGATGTCCCCGTTCGAGCATGGAGAAGTGTTTGTTTTAGATGATGGTGGCGAG GTGGACTTGGATCTTGGAAATTACGAACGGTTCCTAGATATCAAATTGACTTGTGATAACAATATCACCACTGGGAAGATCTACCAG TCTGTCATTAACAAGGAGCGGAGGGGTGACTATCTAGGGAAAACAGTGCAG GTTGTGCCACACATAACAGATGCCATACAAGAGTGGATAGAACGTGTGGCCGTAATACCTGTGGATGGCAAAGAAGGACCTGCTGATGTTTGTGTTATAGAATTGGGTGGAACTATAG GAGCCACGATCTTTTCACGGCATAACAACAATGGAATTCTTGATGCAGGGGATATTGAATCAATGCCATTTATTGAAGCACTAGGTCAATTTTCTTATCGTGTAG GTCCTGGTAACTTCTGTCTGGTTCATGTCAGTCTTGTGCCTGTTTTGAGTGTAGTTGGTGAACAG AAAACTAAGCCAACTCAACATAGTGTTCGTGGTCTAAGAGGACTTGGGTTGACACCGAATATCCTGGCTTGTCGCAGTACTAAG GTGCTGAATGAAAATGTAAAAGAAAAACTCTCACAGTTTTGCCATGTTCCG GCATCAAATATCATTACTCTTAATGATGTTACAAATATATGGCACATTCCTTTACTATTAAGG GACCAGAAGGCACATGATGCAATTTTAAAAGTACTGAACCTTCAAGG AGTTGCACGAGAGCCAGACTTGGATGAATGGACAAATAGAGCTAAGCTCTGCGATTCATTGCATGATCCT GTTAGGATTGCCATGGTTGGAAAGTACACTGGTCTTTCTGATTCTTATCTCTCTGTATGGAAG GCTCTTTTGCATGCTTCTGTTGCATGCCGTAAGAAACTTGTGGTGGACTGGGTTCCATCTACTGATCTTGAAGACACTACTGCAAAAGAG GCACCTGATGCTTATAAAGCTGCTTGGAATCTATTGAAG GGTGCAGATGGCATACTAGTTCCAGGAGGTTTTGGAGACAGAGGTGTTCAAGGGAAAATTCTTGCTGCTAAATACGCCCGCGAGAAAAATGTTCCATACCTTGGCATTTGTCTGGGCATGCAAATTGCTGTGATTGAATTTGCCCGTTCTGTTATGAATTTGCAAGATGCAAACAGCACAGAGTTTGACCCTGATACAAGAACTCCATGCGTTGTTTTTATGCCAGAG GGCTCCAAAACTCACATGGGAGCAACGATGCGTCTTGGATCAAGAAGAACATATTTCGAGGTTACTGACTGCAAAGCTGCAAAGTT GTATGGCAATGTTAGCTATGTAGATGAACGGCATCGACACAGATATGAG GTCAATCCTGATATGGTTGCAAAATTTGAAAGTGCTGGCCTTGCATTTGTTGGTAAAGATGAAACTGGAAAACGTATGGAG ATTATTGAGCTGCCTGCCCATCCATACTTTGTTGGTGTCCAATTTCATCCAGAGTTCAAGTCGAGACCTGGAAAACCCTCAGCACTTTTCTTAG GACTGATAGCGTCCTCATGTGGGCAATTGGATGCTTTGCTGCAAAATCCAAGTCAACCTAACAAGCACATCCCTGCAAAGATTTCAAGTAATGGTGTTTTCTCACCAAAGGTCTATCCAAATGGGCATCAAAATGGACATGCATACAAGCCTGTTAAGAGCCTGGTAAATGGAAACTACTATGCAAATGGTAACGGTGTGCATGTCTA
- the LOC103713326 gene encoding CTP synthase isoform X5: protein MKYVLVTGGVVSGLGKGVTASSIGVVLKACGLRVTSIKIDPYLNTDAGTMSPFEHGEVFVLDDGGEVDLDLGNYERFLDIKLTCDNNITTGKIYQSVINKERRGDYLGKTVQVVPHITDAIQEWIERVAVIPVDGKEGPADVCVIELGGTIGDIESMPFIEALGQFSYRVGPGNFCLVHVSLVPVLSVVGEQKTKPTQHSVRGLRGLGLTPNILACRSTKVLNENVKEKLSQFCHVPASNIITLNDVTNIWHIPLLLRDQKAHDAILKVLNLQGVAREPDLDEWTNRAKLCDSLHDPVRIAMVGKYTGLSDSYLSVWKALLHASVACRKKLVVDWVPSTDLEDTTAKEAPDAYKAAWNLLKGADGILVPGGFGDRGVQGKILAAKYAREKNVPYLGICLGMQIAVIEFARSVMNLQDANSTEFDPDTRTPCVVFMPEGSKTHMGATMRLGSRRTYFEVTDCKAAKLYGNVSYVDERHRHRYEVNPDMVAKFESAGLAFVGKDETGKRMEIIELPAHPYFVGVQFHPEFKSRPGKPSALFLGLIASSCGQLDALLQNPSQPNKHIPAKISSNGVFSPKVYPNGHQNGHAYKPVKSLVNGNYYANGNGVHV, encoded by the exons ATGAAGTACGTGTTGGTGACGGGGGGAGTGGTGAGCGGGCTGGGGAAAGGGGTGACGGCTAGCAGCATAGGAGTCGTCCTCAAGGCGTGCGGCCTCCGTGTTACGTCCATCAAGATCG ATCCATATCTGAACACTGATGCTGGAACGATGTCCCCGTTCGAGCATGGAGAAGTGTTTGTTTTAGATGATGGTGGCGAG GTGGACTTGGATCTTGGAAATTACGAACGGTTCCTAGATATCAAATTGACTTGTGATAACAATATCACCACTGGGAAGATCTACCAG TCTGTCATTAACAAGGAGCGGAGGGGTGACTATCTAGGGAAAACAGTGCAG GTTGTGCCACACATAACAGATGCCATACAAGAGTGGATAGAACGTGTGGCCGTAATACCTGTGGATGGCAAAGAAGGACCTGCTGATGTTTGTGTTATAGAATTGGGTGGAACTATAG GGGATATTGAATCAATGCCATTTATTGAAGCACTAGGTCAATTTTCTTATCGTGTAG GTCCTGGTAACTTCTGTCTGGTTCATGTCAGTCTTGTGCCTGTTTTGAGTGTAGTTGGTGAACAG AAAACTAAGCCAACTCAACATAGTGTTCGTGGTCTAAGAGGACTTGGGTTGACACCGAATATCCTGGCTTGTCGCAGTACTAAG GTGCTGAATGAAAATGTAAAAGAAAAACTCTCACAGTTTTGCCATGTTCCG GCATCAAATATCATTACTCTTAATGATGTTACAAATATATGGCACATTCCTTTACTATTAAGG GACCAGAAGGCACATGATGCAATTTTAAAAGTACTGAACCTTCAAGG AGTTGCACGAGAGCCAGACTTGGATGAATGGACAAATAGAGCTAAGCTCTGCGATTCATTGCATGATCCT GTTAGGATTGCCATGGTTGGAAAGTACACTGGTCTTTCTGATTCTTATCTCTCTGTATGGAAG GCTCTTTTGCATGCTTCTGTTGCATGCCGTAAGAAACTTGTGGTGGACTGGGTTCCATCTACTGATCTTGAAGACACTACTGCAAAAGAG GCACCTGATGCTTATAAAGCTGCTTGGAATCTATTGAAG GGTGCAGATGGCATACTAGTTCCAGGAGGTTTTGGAGACAGAGGTGTTCAAGGGAAAATTCTTGCTGCTAAATACGCCCGCGAGAAAAATGTTCCATACCTTGGCATTTGTCTGGGCATGCAAATTGCTGTGATTGAATTTGCCCGTTCTGTTATGAATTTGCAAGATGCAAACAGCACAGAGTTTGACCCTGATACAAGAACTCCATGCGTTGTTTTTATGCCAGAG GGCTCCAAAACTCACATGGGAGCAACGATGCGTCTTGGATCAAGAAGAACATATTTCGAGGTTACTGACTGCAAAGCTGCAAAGTT GTATGGCAATGTTAGCTATGTAGATGAACGGCATCGACACAGATATGAG GTCAATCCTGATATGGTTGCAAAATTTGAAAGTGCTGGCCTTGCATTTGTTGGTAAAGATGAAACTGGAAAACGTATGGAG ATTATTGAGCTGCCTGCCCATCCATACTTTGTTGGTGTCCAATTTCATCCAGAGTTCAAGTCGAGACCTGGAAAACCCTCAGCACTTTTCTTAG GACTGATAGCGTCCTCATGTGGGCAATTGGATGCTTTGCTGCAAAATCCAAGTCAACCTAACAAGCACATCCCTGCAAAGATTTCAAGTAATGGTGTTTTCTCACCAAAGGTCTATCCAAATGGGCATCAAAATGGACATGCATACAAGCCTGTTAAGAGCCTGGTAAATGGAAACTACTATGCAAATGGTAACGGTGTGCATGTCTA